The Chryseobacterium wanjuense genome includes a window with the following:
- a CDS encoding NAD(P)/FAD-dependent oxidoreductase yields the protein MDLKSNEPFWLLKNGLIASYPSLKSDEDCDVLIIGGGITGSLIAHQMVTEGYKTILIDKRELCNGSTSATTSMLQYEIDVPLFELIEKIGEKGAVMSYKACSDAIDKIEKLSEEIKSSSGFKRKKSLYFAAKKKDVSWLKKEFKTRKNAGFDVKWLETDEVTKRFEFENTYGAILSKQGASIDAFKFAHELFKLNIKEGLKIFDKTEMVKVEYFKGYNLITVDSGYQIKAKKIIYCIGYESKNLIKEKFVDLKSTYAIVSEIDKKKFRNITNTLVWNTDKPYIYMRTIDDGRVLIGGGDEDFYDAKKRDAILDKKEKEILRNLQKIKPDYHFYTDFVWAGTFGKTKDGLPYIGEHENFKNSYFVLGFGGNGITFSVTGMEMASLFMKGKKHPLSRYFKFGR from the coding sequence CGAATGAACCTTTCTGGCTTTTAAAAAACGGATTGATAGCTTCATATCCATCCCTGAAATCCGATGAAGATTGTGATGTACTGATCATAGGCGGCGGAATTACAGGAAGCTTAATTGCCCATCAAATGGTTACCGAAGGCTATAAAACAATTCTTATTGATAAACGCGAACTCTGTAACGGAAGCACTTCTGCCACCACATCGATGCTGCAATACGAAATAGATGTTCCTCTTTTTGAACTTATTGAAAAAATTGGTGAAAAAGGAGCAGTCATGAGTTACAAGGCCTGCTCAGACGCCATAGATAAGATTGAAAAGCTTTCTGAAGAAATTAAATCAAGTTCGGGTTTTAAAAGGAAAAAATCATTGTATTTTGCTGCAAAAAAGAAAGATGTTTCTTGGTTAAAAAAAGAATTCAAAACCAGGAAAAATGCAGGTTTTGATGTTAAATGGCTGGAAACTGATGAGGTCACAAAAAGATTTGAATTTGAAAATACGTATGGCGCAATTTTATCAAAACAGGGAGCGAGTATCGATGCTTTTAAATTTGCCCATGAATTATTTAAACTTAATATAAAAGAGGGCTTAAAAATTTTCGATAAAACCGAAATGGTAAAAGTGGAATATTTTAAAGGTTATAATTTAATAACGGTTGATTCCGGATATCAAATTAAAGCTAAAAAAATTATTTATTGTATCGGATACGAGAGTAAAAATTTAATTAAAGAAAAGTTTGTTGATTTAAAAAGTACTTATGCCATCGTTTCAGAAATTGATAAGAAAAAATTTAGAAATATCACGAATACATTGGTTTGGAATACCGATAAACCCTACATCTACATGAGAACAATCGACGACGGCAGGGTATTGATCGGCGGAGGTGATGAAGATTTTTATGATGCTAAAAAACGTGATGCTATTCTTGATAAAAAAGAGAAAGAAATTCTAAGAAATTTACAAAAAATAAAACCTGATTATCATTTCTACACAGATTTTGTGTGGGCCGGAACTTTCGGGAAAACGAAGGACGGACTGCCATATATCGGGGAACATGAAAATTTTAAAAATTCTTATTTTGTGCTAGGCTTCGGCGGAAACGGAATCACTTTTTCCGTGACGGGGATGGAGATGGCTTCATTATTTATGAAAGGTAAAAAACATCCTCTTTCTAGATATTTTAAATTCGGAAGATAG